A stretch of the Diadema setosum chromosome 16, eeDiaSeto1, whole genome shotgun sequence genome encodes the following:
- the LOC140240041 gene encoding uncharacterized protein, with the protein MCSSSKPDGTKELRKAGDVPKLTYTPKEDNSCSKEKQQQRKRNITWFNPPSCKHVRMNVGRKFLALVEHHFPKEHQPHKVCSRNNLEVGYGCMDNLDTIKNADNSKIINTGPEQTIKVSCTSRKEDCPIPYKRMAKSIMYEDHLMSKPEGEAIAEKGVNATLSAPAMT; encoded by the exons ATGTGCAGCAGCTCCAAACCAGACGGTACGAAAGAGCTTCGCAAGGCTGGAGACGTCCCCAAACTGACATACACGCCCAAAGAAGACAACAGCTGCAGTAAAGAAAAGCAACAGCAAAGGAAACGGAACATAACATGGTTCAACCCTCCATCCTGCAAGCATGTTAGAATGAACGTTGGGAGAAAGTTCTTAGCCCTTGTTGAACACCACTTCCCAAAAGAGCACCAGCCCCACAAGGTCTGCAGCAGGAACAACCTGGAAGTCGGCTACGGCTGCATGGACAACTTGGACACTATAAAAAACGCCGACAACAGCAAAATAATCAACACTGGTCCAGAACAAACTATAAAGGTCTCCTGCACCAGCAGAAAGGAGGATTGCCCAATCCCTTACAAACGCATGGCAAAGAGCATCATGTATGAAGATCACCTGAT GTCCAAGCCAGAAGGAGAGGCCATTGCAGAAAAAGGAGTAAATGCAACCTTGAGTGCTCCAGCGATGACGTGA